The nucleotide sequence TAGGCCCAAACGTGGTTGGAGTTGGCCGGAGAAACCTTGCAAACCTTTAGTATTCACCAGAAAGTTGAGAAATGCTTCCCTGAGTTATTTTCGCGCCTAAACCTTCACCAAAACCGTTTTCCATTCAATAAACAAGAAGTTTAGACTATGAGGGAAGAAGATCGAATGATGGTTTTGACTTACCTTCGTCGGAACAAGCTTATACCATGACTGCAATGATGttgggaaagagagagaaaaagttaGGTGCTTGGTCGAGGTTGGGGTTCATCGTCACTCCAAcaggtggtggtgatggtgtgCATGTATCGTCGGATGGGTGAGAGAACAGAGAGAAATCTGTGAAAGAGGGAAAATAAgctgagaaagagaaagagaaagttgACTCaggggagaagagagaagaagagagagggagatatgggtgtgccacgtggcaagcaAGCAGAGGAGGAGAGTTAGGAGGAAATCCCAAAAAGAAACTGGATTGGATAGTGGATAGGGGACAAAAggataatttcataatttccattaaatgaaattacaattagtTTATGGCGGGGTttcacaatctacccccttaaaataatttcgtccccgaaaatgaaattacaacctcaaataaataaatacaggTACTAGCTCCTCATCAGTTCCTCCGTTTCCCATGTTGTTTCCTCGACTGCATGGTTTCTCCACAACACTTTTACCAACGGGATGACTTTGTTCCTCAAAGTTTTATCCTGTCGGTCAATGATCGCCACTGGTTCCTCGACATAACTCGCATCCTGATTCATTTCTAATGGTTCCGGCTGAATGACGTGACAGGGATCTGATACATACTTCTGAAGCATGGAATCATAAAAGACGTTGTGAATCTGTGACAACTCTGGTGGTAACTCTAATCTATAAGCAACCCCACCAATTCTCTTCGTAATCTGGTAGGGGTTGATGTATCAAGGACTCAACTTTCCCCGCTTACCAAAACGAACAACACATTTCCAGGGCGATAACTTCAGAAAGACAAAGTCATCaatatcatactcataatcccTGGAATGTCGGTCCGCAATACTTTTCTGTCGATCTTGTGCCGCTTTCAGATTCCTCTTAATCAACTGGATGTTAGTATTAGTGGTGTCAACAATTTCTAGTCCTACTAACACCCATTCATCGACCTTCGTCCAACATAACGGTGTCTGGCATGTTTTCCCATACATTGCCTTAAACGATGCCATGTCGTTACTAGAGTGGTAGCTATTGTTGTAGGCAAACTCGATCAGAGGCAAATAGCTATTCCAACTACTTTTCCACTGGAGAATAGACACTCTCAGCATGTCCTCCAAAGTCTAAATCGTTCTTTCAGATTGACCATCGGTCTGTGGATGATAGGCAGTGTTGTACAACAGCTGAGTATCCATGGCGACATTAAAAGCTCTAAAAAACCTGGAGGTGAATCTTGGATCTCTATCTGAAACAAGAGTGACAGCCACACCGTGAAGTTTAACGATATTGTTAGTGAATAATCATGTTAACCTTTCTAGTGTGTAGGTCTGTTGAACAAGTAAGAAGTGAGCAGTCTTGGTAAGTTGGTCTACAATCACCTATATACCATCAAACCTAGACCGCTTGCTCGGCAAACcatacacaaaatccatggtga is from Pyrus communis chromosome 10, drPyrComm1.1, whole genome shotgun sequence and encodes:
- the LOC137747904 gene encoding uncharacterized protein; its protein translation is MLRVSILQWKSSWNSYLPLIEFAYNNSYHSSNDMASFKAMYGKTCQTPLCWTKVDEWVLVGLEIVDTTNTNIQLIKRNLKAAQDRQKSIADRHSRDYEYDIDDFVFLKLSPWKCVVRFDPCHVIQPEPLEMNQDASYVEEPVAIIDRQDKTLRNKVIPLVKVLWRNHAVEETTWETEELMRS